From Luteococcus japonicus, one genomic window encodes:
- a CDS encoding IS110 family transposase: MFTERTSVGLDVHARSVVAHAMDVQTGEIFKARLCPDPVEVTAWIKALPGPAAAIYEAGPTGYGLARTLLGNDIRTVVAAPSKLQRPAGSRVKTDAIDAEHLSMLLRLDAFTAVAVPDELTEAARDLVRTREDCRSDLMRARHRLSKLLLRHGIVYSGGQTWSNAHDAWLKRQHFDSPLVQAAFDEAYDSVVTITARRDRLDERITAMAADSPWTNTIHRLGCLRGISTLTGFGLAVEIGDWTRFTGNSIGSFVGLVPSENSSGQSRSLGPITKTGNGHARRLLVEAAWHHQHRYVPGKTIRDRWDLASPAARARGDLGNRRLNHRWNQFKARKKANNIANAAIARELAGWCWSLAVLDD, encoded by the coding sequence TTGTTTACCGAGCGTACGAGTGTTGGTCTGGATGTGCATGCCCGCTCCGTGGTGGCGCATGCGATGGACGTCCAGACCGGCGAGATCTTCAAAGCCCGACTCTGCCCCGACCCTGTGGAAGTGACGGCCTGGATCAAGGCCCTGCCCGGCCCGGCCGCGGCGATCTATGAGGCTGGCCCGACCGGTTACGGTCTGGCCCGGACCCTGCTGGGCAATGACATCCGAACGGTGGTCGCCGCGCCGTCCAAGCTCCAGAGGCCAGCCGGATCGAGGGTGAAGACTGATGCGATCGACGCTGAACACCTCTCGATGCTGCTCCGGCTGGACGCGTTCACTGCGGTCGCGGTTCCTGATGAGCTGACCGAGGCTGCTCGTGACCTGGTGAGGACCCGCGAGGACTGCCGTAGTGACTTGATGCGTGCCAGGCATCGGTTGTCGAAGCTGCTGCTGCGTCACGGGATCGTCTATTCGGGCGGGCAGACCTGGAGCAACGCGCATGACGCCTGGCTCAAACGCCAGCACTTCGACTCGCCCTTGGTCCAGGCCGCCTTCGATGAGGCCTACGACAGTGTTGTCACGATCACGGCGCGCCGTGATCGTCTCGACGAGCGCATCACCGCCATGGCTGCCGACAGTCCTTGGACCAACACCATCCACCGGCTCGGCTGTCTGCGGGGGATCTCGACGCTGACAGGGTTCGGTCTGGCGGTCGAGATCGGCGACTGGACCCGGTTCACCGGGAACTCCATCGGATCTTTCGTCGGCCTCGTCCCGTCCGAGAACTCATCCGGCCAGTCACGCTCACTCGGTCCGATCACGAAGACCGGCAACGGTCATGCCCGGCGGCTGCTGGTCGAGGCCGCTTGGCACCACCAGCACCGCTACGTTCCCGGCAAGACGATCCGTGACCGTTGGGATCTTGCGTCCCCGGCTGCCCGGGCCCGCGGTGACCTGGGCAACCGGCGGTTGAACCATCGCTGGAACCAGTTCAAAGCCCGCAAGAAGGCCAACAACATCGCCAACGCCGCGATCGCCCGCGAACTCGCCGGGTGGTGCTGGTCCCTCGCCGTCCTCGACGACTGA
- a CDS encoding IS481 family transposase → MNTHANAPLSLEGRRRLVERCQHRPIAHVAKEMGISRACASKWVNRHRDLGDPGLLDGSSAPHTSPTRTPDNVIEEALKLRRAKKWSAAKISTELAEKHGLRVSTSTIQRHLRLHNLHRRRFLDLDGEPVREPQKITARYPGHMIHMDVKKAGKIPDGGGWRIHGRDSDQARQANRAKKGQKVGYTYFHSAIDGFSRLAYTEALPDEKATTVIGFWARARAWFSLHGIGRITRLVTDNGPCYKAHAFERSITGHVAKHQYIRAYTPRHNGKVERYNRILAEEFLYARPFTSDAQRSAAIKVWNVHYNYHRTHTACGNQPPATRTPARVMNVMTSNI, encoded by the coding sequence TTGAACACCCACGCTAACGCACCCCTGTCCCTGGAGGGCCGCCGCCGGCTCGTGGAACGCTGCCAGCACCGCCCGATCGCCCACGTCGCGAAGGAGATGGGCATCTCCCGCGCCTGCGCCTCCAAATGGGTCAACCGGCACCGCGACCTCGGCGACCCAGGGCTGCTGGACGGCTCCAGCGCCCCACACACCAGCCCCACCCGAACCCCCGACAACGTGATCGAGGAAGCGCTGAAGCTGCGCCGGGCCAAGAAGTGGTCCGCGGCCAAGATCAGCACCGAACTCGCCGAGAAACACGGCTTGCGGGTCTCGACCTCCACGATCCAACGCCACCTACGGCTCCACAACCTGCACCGGCGTCGCTTCCTCGACCTCGACGGCGAACCCGTGCGGGAACCCCAGAAGATCACGGCCCGCTACCCCGGCCACATGATCCACATGGATGTGAAGAAGGCGGGCAAGATCCCCGACGGCGGCGGCTGGCGCATCCACGGCCGCGACTCCGACCAAGCACGCCAAGCGAACCGCGCGAAGAAGGGCCAGAAGGTGGGTTACACCTACTTCCACTCGGCCATCGACGGGTTCAGCAGGCTGGCCTACACCGAAGCCCTGCCCGACGAGAAAGCCACCACCGTGATCGGGTTCTGGGCCCGCGCCCGCGCCTGGTTCTCGCTCCACGGAATCGGCCGGATCACCCGGCTGGTCACCGACAACGGGCCCTGCTACAAGGCCCACGCCTTCGAACGCTCCATCACCGGCCACGTCGCGAAGCACCAGTACATCCGGGCCTACACCCCCCGACACAACGGCAAGGTCGAACGCTACAACCGGATCCTGGCCGAGGAATTCCTCTACGCCCGACCGTTCACCTCAGACGCCCAACGCAGCGCAGCCATCAAGGTCTGGAACGTCCACTACAACTACCATCGGACCCACACCGCCTGCGGGAACCAGCCACCAGCCACCCGCACCCCAGCCCGCGTCATGAACGTGATGACCTCAAACATCTAG
- a CDS encoding IS110 family transposase, with translation MFTERTSVGLDVHARSVVAHAMDVQTGEIFKARLCPDPVEVTAWIKALPGPAAAIYEAGPTGYGLARTLLGNDIRTVVAAPSKLQRPAGSRVKTDAIDAEHLSMLLRLDAFTAVAVPDELTEAARDLVRTREDCRSDLMRARHRLSKLLLRHGIVYSGGQTWSNAHDAWLKRQHFDSPLVQATFDEAYDSVVTITARRDRLDERITAMAADSPWTNTIHRLGCLRGISTLTGFGLAVEIGDWTRFTGNSIGSFVGLVPSENSSGQSRSLGPITKTGNGHARRLLVEAAWHHQHRYVPGKTIRDRWDLASPAARARGDLGNRRLNHRWNQFKARKKANNIANAAIARELAGWCWSLAVLDD, from the coding sequence TTGTTTACCGAGCGTACGAGTGTTGGTCTGGATGTGCATGCCCGCTCCGTGGTGGCGCATGCGATGGACGTCCAGACCGGCGAGATCTTCAAAGCCCGACTCTGCCCCGACCCTGTGGAAGTGACGGCCTGGATCAAGGCCCTGCCCGGCCCGGCCGCGGCGATCTATGAGGCTGGCCCGACCGGTTACGGTCTGGCCCGGACCCTGCTGGGCAATGACATCCGAACGGTGGTCGCCGCGCCGTCCAAGCTCCAGAGGCCAGCCGGATCGAGGGTGAAGACTGATGCGATCGACGCTGAACACCTCTCGATGCTGCTCCGGCTGGACGCGTTCACTGCGGTCGCGGTTCCTGATGAGCTGACCGAGGCTGCTCGTGACCTGGTGAGGACCCGCGAGGACTGCCGTAGTGACTTGATGCGTGCCAGGCATCGGTTGTCGAAGCTGCTGCTGCGTCACGGGATCGTCTATTCGGGCGGGCAGACCTGGAGCAACGCGCATGACGCCTGGCTCAAACGCCAGCACTTCGACTCGCCCTTGGTCCAGGCCACCTTCGATGAGGCCTACGACAGTGTTGTCACGATCACGGCGCGCCGTGATCGTCTCGACGAGCGCATCACCGCCATGGCTGCCGACAGTCCTTGGACCAACACCATCCACCGGCTCGGCTGTCTGCGGGGGATCTCGACGCTGACAGGGTTCGGTCTGGCGGTCGAGATCGGCGACTGGACCCGGTTCACCGGGAACTCCATCGGATCTTTCGTCGGCCTCGTCCCGTCCGAGAACTCATCCGGCCAGTCACGCTCACTCGGTCCGATCACGAAGACCGGCAACGGTCATGCCCGGCGGCTGCTGGTCGAGGCCGCTTGGCACCACCAGCACCGCTACGTTCCCGGCAAGACGATCCGTGACCGTTGGGATCTTGCGTCCCCGGCTGCCCGGGCCCGCGGTGACCTGGGCAACCGGCGGTTGAACCATCGCTGGAACCAGTTCAAAGCCCGCAAGAAGGCCAACAACATCGCCAACGCCGCGATCGCCCGCGAACTCGCCGGGTGGTGCTGGTCCCTCGCCGTCCTCGACGACTGA
- a CDS encoding IS110 family transposase codes for MFTERTSVGLDVHARSVVAHAMDVQTGEIFKARLCPDPVEVTAWIKALPGPAAAIYEAGPTGYGLARTLLGNDIRTVVAAPSKLQRPAGSRVKTDAIDAEHLSMLLRLDAFTAVAVPDELTEAARDLVRTREDCRSDLMRARHRLSKLLLRHGIVYSGGQTWSNAHDAWLKRQHFDSPLVQAAFDEAYDSVVTITARRDRLDERITAMAADSPWTNTIHRLGCLRGISTLIGFGLAVEIGDWTRFTGNSIGSFVGLVPSENSSGQSRSLGPITKTGNGHARRLLVEAAWHHQHRYVPGKTIRDRWDLASPAARARGDLGNRRLNKRWNQFKARKKTNNVANAAIARELAGWCWSLAVLDD; via the coding sequence TTGTTTACCGAGCGTACGAGTGTTGGTCTGGATGTGCATGCCCGCTCCGTGGTGGCGCATGCGATGGATGTCCAGACCGGCGAGATCTTCAAAGCCCGACTCTGCCCCGACCCTGTGGAAGTGACGGCCTGGATCAAGGCCCTGCCCGGCCCGGCCGCGGCGATCTATGAGGCTGGCCCGACCGGTTACGGTCTGGCCCGGACCCTGCTGGGCAATGACATCCGAACGGTGGTCGCCGCGCCGTCCAAGCTCCAGAGGCCAGCCGGATCGAGGGTGAAGACTGATGCGATCGACGCTGAACACCTCTCGATGCTGCTCCGGCTGGACGCGTTCACTGCGGTCGCGGTTCCTGATGAGCTGACCGAGGCTGCTCGTGACCTGGTGAGGACCCGCGAGGACTGCCGTAGTGACTTGATGCGTGCCAGGCATCGGTTGTCGAAGCTGCTGCTGCGTCACGGGATCGTCTATTCGGGCGGGCAGACCTGGAGCAACGCGCATGACGCCTGGCTCAAACGCCAGCACTTCGACTCGCCCTTGGTCCAGGCCGCCTTCGATGAGGCCTACGACAGTGTTGTCACGATCACGGCGCGCCGTGATCGTCTCGACGAGCGCATCACCGCCATGGCTGCCGACAGTCCTTGGACCAACACCATCCACCGGCTCGGCTGTCTGCGGGGGATCTCGACGCTGATAGGGTTCGGTCTGGCGGTCGAGATCGGCGACTGGACCCGGTTCACCGGGAACTCCATCGGATCTTTCGTCGGCCTCGTCCCGTCCGAGAACTCATCCGGCCAGTCACGCTCACTCGGTCCGATCACGAAGACCGGCAACGGTCATGCCCGGCGGCTGCTGGTCGAGGCCGCTTGGCACCACCAGCACCGCTACGTTCCCGGCAAGACGATCCGTGACCGTTGGGATCTTGCGTCCCCGGCTGCCCGGGCCCGCGGGGACCTGGGCAACCGGCGGTTGAACAAGCGCTGGAACCAGTTCAAAGCCCGCAAGAAGACCAACAACGTCGCCAACGCCGCGATCGCCCGCGAACTCGCCGGGTGGTGCTGGTCCCTCGCCGTCCTCGACGACTGA
- a CDS encoding PHP domain-containing protein → MCDNHPINPDELAEATARADEELVRLGFNRRDILRSGAALVAAGGLGAAGLAQPAAAAPARRPGKLTWLVGDHHVHTQYSHDAKYKVNQQLDAAQRHGVDWLVFTEHSNTGHRKQGIYDQYEELQRERSRRNMLIFQGIEWYIPSAEHCTVFTTPSRRALETLCAFELVYDGKLNAWEKAPRGSSDEAAWEQEAVEAITWLGEQKKRGLIGDALVFANHPMRLGIDSPHEMRNWRDADPHIMIGMEGAPGAQGYGVGKNVDPGDQRGEHGNKPSDYSWLGYTEDMMRPWGGFDWMTATVGGMWDSMLAEGKPFFITTNSDNHLTVKDTWKFDASKYPQVEPWLSAKSEFDKFNVIGRRPDPVATDEPQGGSDFWPGQFSRNHVGATSRSYSAVMEALRAGRSWVDHGHLLQGFDVQVSARRGRGKGDAWGNIAGLGDRVRVRRGQDVQVTMAVTTTDYANFAGIVPELAHVDIIGGPVTGRVLDRDGFRAPQTTVMKSFDTTGRRGTFTLSHVFRDVEESFYIRFRGSDGNRHGAGYFGRSVDPHGPIRHGNEIGDANPIFVDATR, encoded by the coding sequence ATGTGTGACAACCATCCGATCAATCCCGACGAGCTGGCCGAGGCCACCGCTCGCGCCGACGAGGAGCTGGTCCGGCTGGGCTTCAACCGTCGCGACATCCTGCGCTCCGGCGCTGCCCTCGTCGCCGCGGGCGGCCTCGGCGCTGCCGGACTGGCGCAACCGGCCGCCGCAGCTCCCGCCCGTCGCCCCGGCAAGCTCACCTGGCTGGTGGGCGACCACCACGTGCACACCCAGTACTCGCACGACGCGAAGTACAAGGTGAACCAGCAGCTCGACGCCGCCCAGCGCCACGGGGTCGACTGGCTGGTCTTCACCGAGCACTCCAACACCGGCCACCGCAAGCAGGGCATCTATGACCAGTACGAGGAGCTGCAGCGCGAACGCAGCCGTCGCAACATGCTCATCTTCCAGGGCATCGAGTGGTACATCCCCAGCGCCGAGCACTGCACCGTGTTCACCACCCCCAGCCGTCGCGCCCTCGAGACGCTGTGCGCCTTCGAGCTGGTCTACGACGGCAAGCTCAACGCCTGGGAGAAGGCACCCCGCGGCTCCTCCGACGAGGCCGCCTGGGAGCAGGAGGCCGTCGAGGCCATCACATGGCTGGGGGAGCAGAAGAAGCGCGGCCTGATCGGTGACGCACTGGTCTTCGCGAACCACCCGATGCGTCTGGGCATCGACTCGCCGCACGAGATGCGCAACTGGCGCGACGCTGACCCGCACATCATGATCGGCATGGAAGGCGCCCCCGGTGCGCAGGGCTACGGCGTGGGCAAGAACGTCGACCCGGGCGACCAGCGCGGTGAGCACGGCAACAAGCCAAGCGACTACTCCTGGCTGGGCTACACCGAGGACATGATGCGCCCGTGGGGTGGCTTCGACTGGATGACCGCCACCGTCGGCGGCATGTGGGACTCGATGCTGGCCGAGGGCAAGCCCTTCTTCATCACGACGAACTCCGACAACCACCTGACCGTGAAGGACACCTGGAAGTTCGACGCGTCGAAGTACCCGCAGGTGGAGCCGTGGCTGAGTGCGAAGAGCGAGTTCGACAAGTTCAACGTGATTGGACGTCGGCCCGATCCGGTGGCCACCGACGAGCCGCAGGGCGGTTCCGACTTCTGGCCCGGCCAGTTCTCCCGCAACCACGTGGGCGCCACCAGCCGCAGCTACTCCGCCGTGATGGAGGCCCTGCGGGCAGGCCGAAGCTGGGTGGACCACGGCCACCTGTTGCAGGGCTTCGACGTGCAGGTCTCCGCCCGTCGAGGCCGTGGCAAGGGTGACGCGTGGGGCAACATTGCCGGGTTGGGGGATCGGGTCCGGGTGCGACGCGGCCAGGACGTGCAGGTGACGATGGCAGTCACCACCACCGACTACGCCAACTTCGCCGGCATCGTGCCGGAGCTGGCCCACGTCGACATCATCGGCGGCCCCGTGACGGGGCGTGTCTTGGATCGCGACGGCTTCCGTGCACCGCAGACCACCGTGATGAAGAGCTTCGACACCACCGGGCGACGCGGCACGTTCACGCTGAGCCACGTCTTCCGTGATGTGGAGGAGTCCTTCTACATCCGCTTCCGCGGCTCCGACGGCAACCGTCACGGCGCGGGCTACTTCGGCCGCTCGGTGGACCCGCACGGACCGATCCGCCACGGCAACGAGATCGGCGACGCCAACCCGATCTTCGTCGACGCCACCCGCTGA
- a CDS encoding putative immunity protein, protein MVNSQTLSEADRRLLALWAADCASRVVLLVDGDAECVETITDAVERARAFGNGESTAAAEIKLRMRAVKAAGKADSPAGAAAARSVAQAAAVAHMGAHALGAAAYAAKAVSLSGGADSVDDEIVWQISHLSSDQRRALKQLPAVGCDEPGPLGPGLLSRGFLGDVVRRIQASIAGE, encoded by the coding sequence GTGGTCAACAGCCAGACCTTGAGTGAAGCCGATCGACGGCTGCTGGCCTTGTGGGCGGCCGATTGTGCGTCGCGCGTCGTGTTGCTCGTCGACGGTGACGCGGAGTGCGTCGAGACCATCACTGACGCCGTGGAGCGCGCCCGAGCCTTCGGAAATGGTGAGAGCACCGCCGCGGCCGAGATCAAGCTGCGGATGCGGGCCGTGAAGGCAGCGGGCAAGGCCGATTCCCCGGCCGGTGCAGCGGCCGCTCGGTCCGTCGCCCAGGCCGCCGCGGTGGCGCACATGGGCGCCCATGCCCTGGGAGCCGCCGCCTACGCCGCGAAAGCCGTGTCGCTGAGCGGCGGTGCTGATTCCGTTGATGACGAGATTGTCTGGCAGATCTCCCACCTGAGTTCCGACCAGCGTCGGGCCTTGAAGCAGCTACCCGCGGTTGGTTGCGATGAGCCGGGACCGCTTGGGCCTGGATTGCTGAGCCGCGGCTTCCTCGGCGACGTGGTCCGCCGCATCCAGGCGTCGATCGCGGGGGAGTGA
- the hepT gene encoding type VII toxin-antitoxin system HepT family RNase toxin: MSPSDLSAETVVVRLQLMRQLLDALDQVGTVDAQVLADDAIKRLAIERILTQLVEFAADVNQHVASTTGGTVATSYRESFDLAVKSGLITRDLADALKPSVGLRNVLVHEYVGVDFGIVAASVPVAREQYGEYVRMVAQWLAQSR, encoded by the coding sequence ATGAGTCCCTCTGATCTTTCCGCGGAAACCGTGGTCGTGCGCTTGCAGCTGATGCGGCAGCTGCTGGATGCCCTGGACCAGGTCGGCACCGTCGATGCCCAGGTATTGGCGGACGACGCGATCAAGCGCCTGGCAATCGAGCGAATCTTGACGCAACTGGTCGAGTTTGCCGCTGACGTCAACCAGCACGTGGCCTCCACAACAGGTGGGACGGTCGCGACGAGCTACCGGGAGTCCTTCGACCTGGCGGTGAAGTCCGGGCTGATCACCAGGGATCTGGCCGACGCCCTCAAGCCGAGCGTGGGGCTGCGCAATGTGTTGGTCCACGAGTATGTCGGCGTCGATTTTGGCATCGTGGCCGCCTCGGTTCCGGTGGCCCGGGAGCAGTACGGCGAGTATGTGCGGATGGTCGCCCAGTGGCTGGCCCAGTCTCGGTAG